A single genomic interval of Ramlibacter pinisoli harbors:
- a CDS encoding tripartite tricarboxylate transporter substrate binding protein gives MIPLSRILAALALSLAAAAAAAQAAFPSRAITMVVPYSAGGGVDTIARLIAPGLSERLGQAVVIDNRPGVSGVIGSQLVARAPADGYTLVAGNTTTHATNFFLLKNPGYATRDFVPVAGLDHGPTVLVVRADSRFQNVQDLIAAAKAAPDALTYGSSGNGSSHHLSAESFASATGARMRQIPYKGGPGVMNDLLGGQLDLAFEVIPVAVPLIKAGRLRALGVTSRAPMPALPGIKPIAELGVPNFELETWKGIFAPAGTPPAVVERLGRAVAEVVATPAVQQRMQELGLFPDTRYGAAFATFYQADVARWGRFIRDAGIQAD, from the coding sequence ATGATCCCGCTTTCCCGCATCCTGGCTGCGCTGGCACTGTCACTCGCAGCCGCCGCAGCGGCCGCCCAGGCCGCCTTTCCCTCCCGCGCCATCACGATGGTGGTGCCCTACTCGGCCGGGGGCGGCGTGGACACCATCGCCCGCCTGATCGCGCCCGGCCTCTCCGAACGGCTGGGCCAGGCGGTGGTCATCGACAACCGGCCCGGCGTGTCCGGCGTCATCGGCTCCCAGCTGGTGGCGCGTGCGCCGGCCGACGGGTACACCCTGGTGGCTGGCAACACCACGACCCATGCCACCAACTTCTTCCTGCTGAAGAACCCCGGCTACGCCACCAGGGACTTCGTGCCGGTGGCCGGCCTGGACCACGGCCCCACGGTGCTGGTGGTGCGCGCCGACAGCCGCTTCCAGAACGTGCAGGACCTGATCGCCGCCGCGAAGGCCGCGCCCGACGCGCTCACCTACGGCTCGAGCGGCAATGGCAGCTCGCACCACCTCTCGGCCGAGTCCTTCGCCAGCGCGACCGGCGCACGCATGCGCCAGATCCCCTACAAGGGCGGTCCGGGCGTGATGAACGACCTGCTGGGGGGCCAGCTGGACCTGGCCTTCGAGGTCATCCCGGTCGCCGTGCCGCTGATCAAGGCGGGGCGCCTGCGCGCGCTGGGCGTTACCAGCCGCGCGCCGATGCCGGCGTTGCCGGGCATCAAGCCGATCGCCGAACTGGGCGTGCCCAATTTTGAGCTCGAGACCTGGAAGGGCATCTTCGCCCCGGCGGGCACGCCGCCGGCGGTGGTGGAACGGCTCGGACGGGCCGTCGCCGAGGTCGTGGCCACCCCGGCCGTGCAACAGCGCATGCAGGAGCTGGGACTCTTCCCGGACACACGCTACGGCGCCGCCTTCGCGACCTTCTACCAGGCCGACGTGGCGCGCTGGGGCCGCTTCATCCGCGACGCCGGCATCCAGGCCGATTGA
- a CDS encoding mandelate racemase/muconate lactonizing enzyme family protein, protein MKVTRVDIRTIRLPLQVPIPSARTLIEAIGCLLVEIQTDQGLVGEGMVFTLNSRRLGALRELVESFAPHAVGLDPLHGGAFWDAAWRDMGFLGHRGANAVAAAPIDMAMWDLRGKAAGVNVGGLLGGHRTAVPAYRSGALRLSASVDALQREAADLVAEGFRAVKMSLGMPSADDDVARVRAVREAIGPGVELMADCNQQFTVDQAIRLGRRLEPHGLRWIEEPLPYHDHAGTAAVARALDTPVAGGETEYTRLGMMDMLRAGAVDLLMPDLQRMGGPTEFLKVAHAAELMNVPLAPHLFVEMNLSLAAALPGVTHVEVMPWFEPLYGAAIELDAQGRAVVPTAPGWGFSFDRAAVERYSA, encoded by the coding sequence ATGAAAGTCACGCGAGTCGACATCCGCACCATCCGCCTGCCGCTGCAGGTGCCCATTCCCAGCGCGCGCACCCTGATCGAGGCGATCGGGTGCCTCCTGGTGGAAATCCAGACCGACCAGGGCCTGGTCGGCGAGGGCATGGTCTTCACGCTCAACAGCCGCCGCCTGGGCGCGCTGCGCGAGCTGGTGGAAAGCTTCGCGCCGCACGCGGTGGGCCTCGACCCCCTGCACGGTGGCGCCTTCTGGGACGCCGCCTGGCGCGACATGGGCTTCCTGGGCCACCGGGGCGCCAACGCGGTGGCCGCCGCCCCGATCGACATGGCGATGTGGGACCTGCGCGGCAAGGCGGCCGGCGTCAACGTCGGCGGCCTGCTCGGCGGGCACCGCACCGCCGTGCCGGCTTATCGCAGTGGCGCGTTGCGCCTCTCCGCCTCGGTCGACGCGCTGCAGCGCGAGGCCGCCGACCTGGTGGCCGAGGGTTTTCGCGCCGTCAAGATGTCGCTGGGCATGCCCTCGGCGGACGACGACGTGGCACGGGTGCGCGCAGTGCGCGAGGCCATCGGCCCCGGCGTCGAGTTGATGGCCGACTGCAACCAGCAGTTCACGGTCGACCAGGCGATTCGCCTGGGCCGCCGGCTGGAGCCTCATGGCCTGCGCTGGATCGAGGAGCCATTGCCCTACCACGATCACGCGGGCACGGCGGCGGTGGCGCGCGCGCTGGACACGCCCGTGGCGGGTGGCGAGACCGAGTACACGCGGCTGGGCATGATGGACATGCTGCGCGCCGGCGCCGTCGATCTGCTGATGCCCGACCTGCAGCGCATGGGCGGGCCGACGGAGTTCCTCAAGGTGGCGCATGCGGCCGAATTGATGAACGTGCCGCTCGCGCCGCACCTGTTCGTGGAGATGAACCTGTCGCTGGCGGCGGCGTTGCCCGGCGTGACCCACGTGGAAGTCATGCCCTGGTTCGAGCCCCTGTACGGCGCCGCGATCGAGTTGGACGCGCAAGGGCGCGCGGTGGTGCCCACGGCGCCTGGCTGGGGTTTCTCGTTCGATCGCGCCGCGGTCGAGCGTTACAGCGCGTGA
- a CDS encoding Bug family tripartite tricarboxylate transporter substrate binding protein, with protein sequence MQRREWLALAAAGALAPGLARAAYPERPIRLVIPFAAGGNGDIMARVTAPYLVPGAPQGVVPDNRGGAGGGLGAEIVARAKPDGHTLLWGANGPLVNSVLMSPQPRYDPLKDFSAIGLMSLVPMGLVVRPEVPARSLKEFLAYARAQPGGVSIGTSGLGGANHVPLEVFKAATGANILHVPYKGGGSALPDFLGGTTQGLFTEISTVLGFHREGRARILAIASEQRLSLLSDVQTFIENGLRDFTAYTFNGLWAPAGTQPDVISALNRGLLGALRDRGVLADVVARGALLANEAQATPAGARAFLEREIARTRQAMKVAGIQPQ encoded by the coding sequence ATGCAACGACGCGAATGGCTGGCGCTGGCTGCGGCCGGCGCCCTGGCACCCGGCCTGGCGCGGGCCGCCTACCCGGAGCGGCCGATCCGGCTGGTGATTCCTTTCGCTGCCGGCGGCAACGGCGACATCATGGCGCGGGTGACGGCGCCATACCTGGTGCCCGGGGCGCCGCAAGGCGTGGTGCCGGACAACCGCGGTGGGGCTGGCGGCGGCCTCGGGGCAGAGATCGTGGCGCGTGCCAAGCCAGACGGCCATACCTTGCTGTGGGGCGCCAACGGGCCACTGGTGAACAGCGTGCTGATGTCGCCCCAGCCGCGCTACGACCCGCTGAAGGATTTCAGCGCCATCGGCCTGATGAGCCTGGTGCCCATGGGCCTGGTCGTGCGGCCGGAAGTGCCGGCGCGCAGCCTGAAGGAATTCCTGGCGTATGCCAGGGCGCAGCCTGGCGGCGTGTCCATCGGCACCTCCGGTCTGGGTGGCGCCAACCACGTTCCGCTCGAAGTGTTCAAGGCTGCCACCGGCGCCAACATCCTGCATGTGCCGTACAAGGGTGGCGGCTCGGCGTTGCCGGATTTCCTGGGCGGCACCACCCAGGGCCTGTTCACCGAAATCTCCACCGTGCTGGGTTTCCACCGCGAGGGTCGCGCGCGCATCCTGGCGATCGCCTCCGAGCAGCGCCTGTCGCTGCTGTCGGACGTGCAGACCTTCATCGAGAACGGCCTGCGCGACTTCACCGCCTACACCTTCAACGGACTGTGGGCGCCGGCCGGCACGCAGCCGGACGTGATCTCCGCCCTCAACCGCGGATTGCTGGGCGCCTTGCGCGACCGGGGCGTACTGGCCGACGTCGTCGCCCGCGGCGCGCTGCTGGCCAACGAGGCGCAGGCCACGCCGGCGGGCGCCCGGGCCTTCCTGGAGCGCGAGATTGCCCGCACCCGCCAGGCCATGAAAGTGGCCGGCATCCAGCCGCAATGA
- a CDS encoding amidohydrolase family protein, giving the protein MTAAAYQPVYAPPAGACDSHCHIWGPTDRFPFAAGRPYTPPDRDKHVLTALHRRLGLQRTVIVQPIVYGSDNAAMLDAIADDPRNRRGIALLGPDDTDAQLLRLHEAGIRGVRFGFVKHLKRRPDLAFLRRTAERIAPLGWHVQLHLDADQLDELGDAIRSLRLPVVIDHMGRVDAALGLEQPAFQLLLDLVRRDERWIKLSGANRVSAIGAPFEDVVPFARALIDAAPDRVLWGTDFPHPLSRHPVEDEALLLDLLPQFGDAAALQRLMVDNPTRLYGF; this is encoded by the coding sequence ATGACCGCCGCGGCGTACCAGCCCGTCTACGCGCCGCCGGCCGGCGCGTGCGACAGCCACTGCCACATCTGGGGGCCGACCGACCGCTTTCCCTTCGCGGCCGGGCGGCCCTACACGCCGCCGGACCGGGACAAGCACGTGCTCACGGCGCTGCACCGCCGGCTGGGACTGCAGCGGACCGTCATCGTGCAACCCATCGTGTACGGCAGCGACAACGCCGCGATGCTCGATGCCATCGCCGACGACCCACGGAATCGCCGCGGCATCGCCTTGCTGGGCCCCGACGACACCGATGCGCAGCTGCTGCGCCTGCACGAGGCGGGCATCCGCGGCGTGCGCTTCGGCTTCGTCAAGCACCTCAAGCGCCGGCCCGATCTCGCGTTCCTGCGCCGCACGGCCGAGCGCATCGCTCCGCTGGGTTGGCACGTGCAACTGCACCTGGACGCCGACCAGCTGGACGAACTGGGCGACGCCATCCGCAGCCTGCGGCTACCGGTGGTCATCGACCACATGGGTCGCGTCGATGCCGCGCTGGGCCTGGAGCAGCCCGCCTTCCAGTTGCTGCTGGACCTGGTGCGCCGTGACGAGCGCTGGATCAAGTTGTCCGGGGCCAACCGGGTCTCTGCCATCGGCGCCCCCTTCGAGGACGTGGTGCCCTTCGCACGCGCGCTGATCGACGCCGCACCGGACCGGGTGCTATGGGGCACCGACTTTCCGCACCCGCTGTCGCGCCATCCGGTCGAGGACGAGGCGCTGCTCCTGGACCTGCTGCCGCAGTTTGGCGATGCCGCGGCCCTGCAGCGGCTGATGGTGGACAACCCGACCCGGCTGTACGGGTTCTGA
- the serS gene encoding serine--tRNA ligase → MLDITLLRKDLDAVIARLEARKSPQPYLDVDAFKALEAERKTIQTRTEELQARRNQLSKQIGQLKAKGESADAVMGEVAALKTELDQSAQRLEQIQPDLQALLLAIPNLPHESVPTGADEHGNQQVRQWGTPRTFDFAARDHVDVGGPLGLDFDTGIKLSGSRFTVMRGPIARLHRAIAQFMLDVQTQEHGYTECYTPYIVNAATLRGTGQLPKFEADLFAVSKGGQEGLADDDQQALYLIPTSEVTLTNFVRDEVLAEAQLPIQLTAHTPCFRSEAGSAGRDTRGMIRQHQFDKVEMVQIVHPERSYEALEQMTGHAEAVLQKLGLPYRVMLLCTGDMGFGAAKTYDLEVWLPAQNTYREISSVSNCEAFQARRLQARYKTAQGKNELVHTLNGSGLAVGRTLVAVLENYQNADGSVTVPEALRPYLGGTALLRS, encoded by the coding sequence ATGCTCGACATCACCCTGCTTCGCAAGGACCTGGACGCCGTCATTGCCCGGCTGGAGGCGCGCAAGTCGCCCCAGCCCTACCTGGACGTCGACGCGTTCAAGGCGCTGGAAGCCGAGCGCAAGACCATCCAGACCCGCACCGAAGAGCTGCAGGCCCGGCGCAACCAGCTCTCCAAGCAGATCGGGCAGCTCAAGGCCAAGGGCGAGTCGGCCGACGCCGTGATGGGCGAGGTGGCGGCGCTCAAGACCGAACTGGACCAGTCGGCCCAGCGGCTGGAGCAGATCCAGCCCGACCTACAGGCCCTGCTGCTCGCCATCCCCAACCTGCCGCACGAGAGCGTGCCAACCGGTGCCGACGAGCACGGCAACCAGCAGGTGCGCCAGTGGGGCACGCCGCGCACGTTCGACTTCGCGGCCCGGGACCATGTCGATGTCGGCGGCCCGCTCGGCCTGGACTTCGACACCGGCATCAAGCTCAGCGGCTCCCGGTTCACCGTGATGCGCGGCCCCATCGCCCGGCTGCATCGCGCCATCGCGCAGTTCATGCTCGACGTGCAGACGCAGGAGCACGGCTACACCGAGTGCTACACGCCCTACATCGTGAACGCGGCCACGCTGCGGGGCACCGGCCAGCTGCCCAAGTTCGAAGCCGACCTGTTCGCGGTCAGCAAGGGCGGCCAGGAAGGCCTGGCCGACGACGACCAGCAGGCGCTGTACCTCATCCCGACCAGCGAGGTCACGCTCACCAACTTCGTCCGCGACGAGGTGCTGGCCGAAGCGCAGCTGCCGATCCAGCTCACCGCCCACACGCCCTGTTTCCGGTCGGAGGCTGGCAGTGCCGGCCGCGACACGCGCGGCATGATCCGGCAGCACCAGTTCGACAAGGTCGAGATGGTGCAGATCGTCCATCCGGAGCGCAGCTACGAGGCCCTGGAGCAGATGACCGGCCACGCCGAAGCCGTGCTGCAGAAGCTCGGCCTGCCCTACCGCGTCATGCTGCTGTGCACCGGCGACATGGGCTTCGGCGCCGCCAAGACCTACGACCTCGAGGTCTGGCTGCCGGCGCAGAACACCTACCGCGAGATCAGCTCGGTGTCGAACTGCGAAGCCTTCCAGGCCCGCCGCCTGCAGGCCCGCTACAAGACGGCGCAGGGCAAGAACGAACTCGTCCACACCCTCAACGGATCGGGCCTGGCCGTGGGCCGCACCCTGGTCGCCGTGCTGGAGAACTACCAGAACGCCGATGGCAGCGTCACCGTCCCCGAGGCCCTGCGCCCCTACCTGGGTGGGACGGCCCTGCTGCGTTCCTGA
- a CDS encoding VOC family protein, with protein sequence MQIETYVFFNGTCEEALAFYARALGGKTVALMRYEGSPMDTPELPANWKQKVMHSTFECEGARFMASDTPPGQHPGYSGFSLSLYVPGDADKGRRAFDALAEGGKVTMPYGPPFWGGHFGMLTDRFGIPWMVSTEH encoded by the coding sequence ATGCAGATCGAGACCTACGTGTTCTTCAACGGCACCTGCGAGGAGGCACTGGCCTTCTACGCGCGCGCCCTCGGCGGCAAGACCGTGGCACTGATGCGCTACGAAGGCTCGCCGATGGACACCCCGGAACTGCCCGCGAACTGGAAACAGAAGGTGATGCACTCCACCTTCGAGTGCGAAGGCGCGCGCTTCATGGCCAGCGACACCCCGCCCGGCCAGCACCCGGGCTACAGCGGCTTCTCCCTGTCGCTCTATGTTCCCGGCGATGCCGACAAGGGCCGGCGTGCATTCGATGCGCTGGCCGAAGGCGGCAAGGTCACGATGCCGTACGGCCCGCCGTTCTGGGGTGGCCATTTCGGCATGCTGACCGACCGCTTCGGCATCCCCTGGATGGTCTCGACCGAGCACTGA